Within the Thalassotalea ponticola genome, the region GCGTATTGATAACAAGTTGTATTATTGACTTTGTTCACGAGGAGGTAGGGTGTCGGGTCGTTCAAAAGTGCCAACAACGCGGTTGTCAAGGTTATCATCCCTCGGTGGCTTGGTGGCAAAAGTTGCCTCTAACGTTGTCATTGACGGTGTCAAAACGTGGCGTAACGGTGAGTCGTCTTCACTTCAAACGTTGTTAGTTAAGCCACATAATATTCGCGAGCTTGCCGATAAACTGGCGCACCTGCGCGGAGCAGCTATGAAAGTAGGGCAACTCATTTCGATGGACAGCAACGATCTACTCGGTCCAGAACTGAGCCATTTACTGGAGCGATTGCGCTCTAACGGCGATGCAATGACCGCCAAGCAGTTGTCGTCGGTGTTGGTTGATTCATGGGGAGCGAACTGGCTCGATTCTTTCAGTCATTTTGATCTTAAGCCATTTGCCTGTGCGTCTATTGGTCAAGTCCACCAAGCGTATTTGGAAAATGGCCAGAAGCTGGCAGTCAAGGTTCAGTTTCCGGGCGTTAGAGATTCAATAGACAGCGACATAGACAACGTTTTGATGCTTCTTAAAATGTCGGGGTTTCTCCCCAAGCATTTAGCCGTAAATGCCTTAGTCGATGAAGCAAAACAGCAGTTGATGATGGAAGCCGATTACCTATCAGAAGCCGCGTTTATCGAGCAATTTTACAACCGTATAGATGATCGGCGTTTCATTGTACCGACGGTGCATAAGACGCTTACAAACAAAGATATTTTGGTCATGGATTACATTGAGGGACAAACCATAGACTCTATGATTAATGAACCACAACAGGTTCGTGATGCCTTGGTTGAGTCGTTGATCGGGTTGTTTTTTAAAGAACTGTTCGAGTTAAAACTGATGCAAACTGATCCTAATTTTGCCAACTACCTTTATCAGCATACAACTGACCGAATCGCTTTACTTGATTTTGGCGCAACGCGGACCATCTCAGCTAACATAAGCGCCGGTTATCAGCGATTGATCAGTGCTGGCAAAGTCAACCATCGCAACGTCATGATAGAGGCAGCGCGAGATATTGGCTTTTTTCAACAACATCTCAGCGAGCCTTATTTACAGGATATTGTTGAACTATTTACACTGGCCTGTGAACCACTATCGTGTTCAGCAACGTACGATTTCGGTCGATGTGACCTTGCTTTGCGGATCAAAGCTCACGGCCAAAACATACAGCGACAAAAAGAACAGTGGCATACGCCTCCTGTGGACTCACTGTTTATCCACCGAAAACTTATCGGCCTTTATTTGTTGGCGACTCAACTAAAGGCACGAGTCAATGTGAGAAAGTTGTTTGCCCCTTACTCTCTTGCGACCATGCGATGACCCACGCTAACAATGTTGACGTTGTGTCATGGACACAGAATGGCGCTAAAAGCGTTTCAACGACGTCGCGTTAGTTAGCGTATCAGTTCGCGCTGATATGATTGATGAAAACACGAACTACCGATTTATAGACAATGACCTAACGGACAATACACATGCTTAATTCAAACCATCTGTCTGATCCCAACAAGGGAAGGTGCAACCATCATGTTATCGTATTCGCTGACATGAAGTGCCCATTGTGTGTGAGAGAAATGAATCACTTGAAATCACATGATGACAGCAATAATCTGCTGATAGTTGATATCCATGATCAGGCATTTAACGACTATCCACACATAAATAGAGATGACGCGTTAACAATCTTACACGGTATAGATTCTTCTGGGCGGGTGATAACTGGTCTGGACGTGACGTACCGCGCTTGGCAAGCAGTGGGTAAAGGGTATCTTATCAAGCCCTTGCGGTGGCCTTTGGTGCGCGTGATAACCGATAAGCTGTACATGTTTTTCGCTCAACATCGACACAGTATTTCTAGTTGGCTAACAGGGCCGTCAACGTGTGAACACGACTGCAGTCGCAGTAAAAAGTAAATGTGCAAATCAAGTTAGGTGCATCATAGCTGCGTCCCTTTGATATTATTGCGCTGTTTTTTAAAGGGATAAGGCGTTAAAAAAAATGGCATCGCTGGATATCATGCGTGGCGTTATTTTACTCTGGTAGATTAATTACTGTGCAAACGGATTGGTAATTCAATTTTTTTTACAATTAGCGCTTTACAAGATTAAAAAGAGGCCTTAATATTCGCTCCGACTTCAGGTGAGATGGCTGAGTGGTCGAAAGCACCGGTCTTGAAAACCGGCAGGCGTTTGTAGCGCCTCTAGGGTTCAAATCCCTATCTCACCGCCATATTAACAAAAAGCCCTGCTAATTTAGCAGGGCTTTTTGTTTTCTGTGGGTTTTGATTTCTGTATAGTGACGTTGTTGTATGAGCGAAATGTGGCTCAATTAACGTCTTGCTATAAATCCCGTCAAATTCGCCTAATCGGCCTTCATTGCACTATTTCTTATTCTGATCTGGATACTGCGCTGGGCGCGAGTTAAGTGCTCATACGATGCACCTACACATGCATTTTAGATCTAAGTCATAGCGCTTTAGCATTTTTCAATATCGCTCACTACGGCTATTCTCGCGGTTTTATGATCAACTTAAATACCATCATTGGCATTTCGTCATGATAACCGAGGTCCTCAAATGAGCTTTTCATTGATTGTTTCTTTAGCACTATTTGTTGCCATCTTGCTATTTATCTTTGCGCAACAGCAAAAACAAAACACCTTGTCTCGTTTGGTGTTACTCGGCTTATTAATGGGCTCAGCATTTGGCCTCGGTTTGCAACTGGTTTTTATTGAGAGCCGTGATGTTGTCGGTCAATCGCTTGAGTGGATAGGTATTGTTGGCAATGGTTATATTGCGCTGCTAAAAATGGTGATTATGCCGCTGGTATTGATATCAATGATTTCTGCAGTGGTAAAACTCGATAAGATTGGGTCATTGGGTAAAATATCGAGTTTAACGATTTTTGTATTACTTTTAACTACCACTATTTCAGCCCTGGTTGGCATATTCGCTGCAGCAGTGTTTGATCTCTCTGCGCAAGGGTTAATAGAAGGGGCTCGTGAAACAGCGCAATTGACCGTATTAGATACTCGAGCAGCGAATATTCAAGAGCTTAGCATCCCACAAATGTTAGTCAGTTTTATTCCTACTAATCCTTTTGCTGATCTCACAGGAGCCCGCTCAACGTCAATTATTGCCGTGGTGATTTTTGGTGTGTTAGTAGGCATTGCTGCGCGCAAGGTGATGACAGAAACAACAGAATTGGAATCACCAATTAGAACGTTCGTCGAAGCTGCACAATCTATCGTTATGCGTTTAGTCAAAATGATCATGGTACTGACGCCTTACGGTGTCGCAGCATTAATGACCAAAGTTATGGCAACGTCAAGCGCCACGGATGTGTTAAGTTTACTCAGTTTTATTCTCGCATCTTACTTTGCTATTGGCATCATGTTCATCGTGCACGGTGTGTTAGTGTCATTGGTTGGGGTCAACCCTCGGGAGTATTTCAACAAGATCTTACCGGTACTAACATTTGCCTTTACGTCGAGAAGTTCGGCGGCCACCATTCCGTTAAATGTCGATGCACAAATTCGCAAGTTAGATGTACCTCCTGCTATTGCAAACCTGTCAGCATCGTTTGGCGCAACCATTGGTCAAAATGGCTGCGCTGGGATTTATCCAGCAATGCTTGCGGTGATGGTTGCCCCATCCGTAGGTATTGACCCGCTGTCGGTGAGTTTTATTGTGCCGTTGGTGGCCATGATCGCCATTAGCTCGTTTGGCATTGCCGGTGTTGGTGGGGGCGCAACGTTTGCCGCACTTATCGTCTTGCCTGCGATGGGGTTGCCGGTAACGATAGTGGCTCTGCTTATTTCTATAGAGCCGTTAATCGATATGGCACGTACCGCATTAAATGTATCGGGCGCAATGACTTCAGGTACCATTACCAGTAGATTGCTCACATCGAGCCAACCTCAACAAAATAGCACAGTACAAAAGGCGTAACATTATATCTGTCGATAAAGGCATGTTTAGAACGCCTTTATCGCTATACAAAAGCACAAAATCTTCTATTAAACATTCGTAATGTCGAATTAGACGCAGTGCACTATACACGATGAATACGGTCAATACGCTTTGCGCTAAATCTTTGACCGTAGAACATACTCATCCGTGCAAAATCAATAGTACAAAAAAGTACGACCGCGCTATGATGACTGAGACATATAAAAGAGGGCGTATGAGTAAAGGTAAAGCAACCCGAGACAATATTTTAAATCGCGCATTTGAACTCGCTAGTGAAAATGGCTTGGAAAGCCTGACGATTGGCGAGTTGGCGAAGCAATGTAATATGTCGAAAAGTGGCTTATTTGCCCACTTTAATTCAAAAGATAACTTGCAGCTGGCGGTACTCGAATACGCAAATGATGTGTTTATTGCTCGAGTCATAGAGCCTGTTCGACAATTGCGGCTAGCAAACATTGAATCCAAACTTAATGCACTATTAAAGAATTGGTTAAGTTGGAATCACGCATTTCAAGGCAGCTGTATGTTTATTGATGCATGGCGAGAAAACAGCTTAGAACAAAGTAATACGCAAAATGCATTAAAGAACACGGTAGAGTCTTGGTTGGAATATTTACATATTCAGATCAGCACGGCAGTTAGTCGTGGTGAATTTAACCGTGAACTCAATGCCAAGCAGGCGGTGTTTGAATTATATGGTTTGTATTTGAGTGCCCATTTGTACTATTCAATCCACGGGCAACAGATCAGTAATGAGATGTTTTGGCAGGGCGTAGAACGGCTGTTCAAAAGCTGGAAATAGATAAAAAATGCGAACTGAGTTGAGCTCAGTTTTTTTTACAATAAAAATAGTACGATCGTTCGTATTAACAGGTCGGCTAAGGTACTACAATGAGTGATAAGATTTATTTTAACACCGCAAACAAGTTTAGTTTTAAAAAGAGCATGGTGAATATAACCACGCGTATTCATCATCGAGTGGCGCCTGCACATGCGGAAAAAACAGCGCGCAAATTGCTGTTAACCCCAGTGCGATTAAGGCCACAGAACCCTGAACCCGAAGGGCTGGTTAAAGGCACGGTTATGAGTAATGAGGGGAAATTAAAAACCTATCAACTAGGATCTGGTCCTGTCTGGGTACTGAGTCATGGCTGGTCTGGTAGCGCCAATCAATTTTATCCTTTAATGCAACATATAGCCGAACAAGGCTATACCGCGGTTGCTTATGACCATCCTGGTCACGGTCACAGCGAAGGCGATGTTGGTCACATACCTGCCTTTGTCCACGGGTTAGAAACCATATTAGACTCGGTCGGTGATGTTGCTGGCGTAGTAGGGCACAGTATGGGTACAGCGACGATACTTGAGTGTCAGTACGTAAAACTTAAAGGTAAGCCGCTTATGTTGATCGCCCCGGTATTGGACTATTTAGATAATTTGCTCGATACAATCAAGCGCTCAGGGTATTCGATACGCTTATTTAATGCCGTGGTTGCTAAAGTTGAGCAACAATACAACTACCCGTTGAACTCTATCGATCCATTTAGCAAATTAAAGTTACGCGATAACAAAACGATCATA harbors:
- a CDS encoding L-cystine transporter, with translation MSFSLIVSLALFVAILLFIFAQQQKQNTLSRLVLLGLLMGSAFGLGLQLVFIESRDVVGQSLEWIGIVGNGYIALLKMVIMPLVLISMISAVVKLDKIGSLGKISSLTIFVLLLTTTISALVGIFAAAVFDLSAQGLIEGARETAQLTVLDTRAANIQELSIPQMLVSFIPTNPFADLTGARSTSIIAVVIFGVLVGIAARKVMTETTELESPIRTFVEAAQSIVMRLVKMIMVLTPYGVAALMTKVMATSSATDVLSLLSFILASYFAIGIMFIVHGVLVSLVGVNPREYFNKILPVLTFAFTSRSSAATIPLNVDAQIRKLDVPPAIANLSASFGATIGQNGCAGIYPAMLAVMVAPSVGIDPLSVSFIVPLVAMIAISSFGIAGVGGGATFAALIVLPAMGLPVTIVALLISIEPLIDMARTALNVSGAMTSGTITSRLLTSSQPQQNSTVQKA
- a CDS encoding alpha/beta fold hydrolase: MSDKIYFNTANKFSFKKSMVNITTRIHHRVAPAHAEKTARKLLLTPVRLRPQNPEPEGLVKGTVMSNEGKLKTYQLGSGPVWVLSHGWSGSANQFYPLMQHIAEQGYTAVAYDHPGHGHSEGDVGHIPAFVHGLETILDSVGDVAGVVGHSMGTATILECQYVKLKGKPLMLIAPVLDYLDNLLDTIKRSGYSIRLFNAVVAKVEQQYNYPLNSIDPFSKLKLRDNKTIIVHDPADRFANYNESQRADKEIANVQLVTAHNQGHGRIMKSQQVMSAFDQLC
- a CDS encoding thiol-disulfide oxidoreductase DCC family protein → MNHLKSHDDSNNLLIVDIHDQAFNDYPHINRDDALTILHGIDSSGRVITGLDVTYRAWQAVGKGYLIKPLRWPLVRVITDKLYMFFAQHRHSISSWLTGPSTCEHDCSRSKK
- a CDS encoding TetR/AcrR family transcriptional regulator, coding for MSKGKATRDNILNRAFELASENGLESLTIGELAKQCNMSKSGLFAHFNSKDNLQLAVLEYANDVFIARVIEPVRQLRLANIESKLNALLKNWLSWNHAFQGSCMFIDAWRENSLEQSNTQNALKNTVESWLEYLHIQISTAVSRGEFNRELNAKQAVFELYGLYLSAHLYYSIHGQQISNEMFWQGVERLFKSWK
- a CDS encoding AarF/ABC1/UbiB kinase family protein; amino-acid sequence: MSGRSKVPTTRLSRLSSLGGLVAKVASNVVIDGVKTWRNGESSSLQTLLVKPHNIRELADKLAHLRGAAMKVGQLISMDSNDLLGPELSHLLERLRSNGDAMTAKQLSSVLVDSWGANWLDSFSHFDLKPFACASIGQVHQAYLENGQKLAVKVQFPGVRDSIDSDIDNVLMLLKMSGFLPKHLAVNALVDEAKQQLMMEADYLSEAAFIEQFYNRIDDRRFIVPTVHKTLTNKDILVMDYIEGQTIDSMINEPQQVRDALVESLIGLFFKELFELKLMQTDPNFANYLYQHTTDRIALLDFGATRTISANISAGYQRLISAGKVNHRNVMIEAARDIGFFQQHLSEPYLQDIVELFTLACEPLSCSATYDFGRCDLALRIKAHGQNIQRQKEQWHTPPVDSLFIHRKLIGLYLLATQLKARVNVRKLFAPYSLATMR